A region of the Kribbella sp. NBC_01245 genome:
GCCGCCTCCCCGACCACCTCCGCGCCAAAGTCTTCCCAGCCAGCACCCGCTGACCTCCGCACGCCCGATCGCCCGCCGGCCGCCTCCCACCTTGCATTCATTCGTCGGAATCCGCCCTCACAGGTCACCGGACCCGCACAGGTTCGCGGCGGCTGAGGGCGGATTCCGACGAATGAATGCAAAGTGCGGGAGGCTGGCGCCTTTGGTCACAAGGGACCGATGATGCGCGACACGCCGCGTCACAAGGGACCGATGAGCGGGATACCGACACGCCGGGTGGGAGACCGGCGCGGGACGGCGGGGACGCAGCAGCCGCCGGGTCCAGTGGAGGGAACCGGCGGCTGCGTGGGAATGACCTACTGGCTACGGCCTACTTGGCTACTACTCGGAGGGTGAATTCGGTGTCGCCGTTGGCGGTTTGGCTGCTTACCAGGCCGGCGGACTTGAGGGCTTTGAAGTCCGGGTTGTCGAGTTGGCGTGGGGCGAAACCGACCAGGGCTTCGAAGTCGACGTACGCCAGGACGATGGCGTTGTCGGTGTTCGGGACGGCCTTTTTGAAGGCTTCGCTGGCGCCTAGGCCGCCGTCCTTGAGGACCTCGTCGGCGTACGCCTGGGAGGTGGCGAGGACGAGGGTGTCGGAGTCTTGCGCCTTCACGATCGGGACGTCGACGTTGCCCTGGTTGCGGGCGATGCCGAGCAGCTTGTCGGCCACTGCGCCCGCCTTGGCGGGATCGGTGTTGCTCTTGGCCGCGACCTTCGGACCACCCTCGCTGGACTTGTCGAGCGAGACGGCGAAGCTCTTGCCGAGCAGCACCTTGAGGTCATCGGGCAGCACCAGGCCGTACTGCTCGGAGAAGCCCCGGGCCAGTTCGGACGGGTTGAACTTGTCGCTCGAGACCTTCTGCAGCTGCGCCCAGACCTGGCCGATGAGCGAGTCGCCATCGCCGATACCAATCGCGGCCGCGGTGGTGGTCGGCAGTGTGTTGACGGCTGGGGCGGCGCCACCGGTCAGCGGCTTCTTCGTGGCGGTCGGGTCGCCGTAACCGACGCCCTTCAGCTCGACGTAGTCGCCGTCGAACCGCAGCGCCGCGGCGAAACTGCCAGAGGTGATCTTGAGATCGCCCTGCTTCAGCTCCTTGGCCGCCAGCGCCGCCATGCCCTCGCTGTCGATCCAGACCGACGCGAAGCCGGGTTCGCCGAGGTCGTCCATCGACTTCTTGAACTCGGCGTTGTTGGCGAGCGGGTTGTTCTTGCCGTCGGCAACGGCCTTGTCCGCGGCGGCCTGGTCCTCGGCCAGCAGCACGTAGTCACCGTTGAACGCCATGCCCGGCTTGTCGTCCGGGTCCTCGTCGGCGAACAGCTTCTCCAGGCCGGCCTTGGCCTTGCCCTCGTCCTTGACCTGGACGGCGACGATCGGCTCCGGGTCCTTGTCGGCACCCGGCACCGCGACTACGCCCGCGCGGTCGCCGAGCCAGGGGTCGATGTCCTTCTTGAAGTCGACGTCGGCCAGGTCGTCGCCCGACTCCTTCTTGATGAACTCGAACAGCTTCTGGCGCAGGTCGTCGTTGTCGCTGGTGATGCCGATTTCGTTCTTGACCGACGGGAACTTCATCATGAACCGCAGCGCCGCGACCTTCTGGCCCGCGCCCGGGTCGAGGTCTACGCGGGCATACGCGACGGCGTTGCCCGGCAGGACCGCCTCGGGCTGGTCACCGCCGCCGTTCAGCCTGCTGTACGCGAAGGCAGCACCGCCGCCCGCGACGATGAAAACGGCCAGGGCCGCGATGAGCGGGACGAGCTTGCTCCGGCGCTTCCGCGGCTCGGGCTGCCACTGCTGCATGTGCGGGCCGCCCGGACCACCCGGGCCGAAGCCGCCCTGCTCGACCTGTCCGTACGGCGTGCCGGAAGCGCCGCCGTACTGACCCGCTCCACCGGGCTGACCGTACTGCCCCGGACCATACTGCCCGGGCTGACCGCCGAACTGCCCCGGGCCGCCAGGCTGGCCGCCGTACTGGCCAGGCCCGCCGGGATGACTTGGTGCGCCGTACTGGCCGGGGCCGGGTTGGCCCGGACCGCCTTGTCCGTATGGCGGTTGGCCCGCGGGCGGACCGTAGGGCCCGGGCTGAACCG
Encoded here:
- a CDS encoding DUF3352 domain-containing protein, yielding MSDHTNPPYGGQPGPGYPGANQAGPYGPPAGQPGSYGPGGPVQPGPYGPPAGQPPYGQGGPGQPGPGQYGAPSHPGGPGQYGGQPGGPGQFGGQPGQYGPGQYGQPGGAGQYGGASGTPYGQVEQGGFGPGGPGGPHMQQWQPEPRKRRSKLVPLIAALAVFIVAGGGAAFAYSRLNGGGDQPEAVLPGNAVAYARVDLDPGAGQKVAALRFMMKFPSVKNEIGITSDNDDLRQKLFEFIKKESGDDLADVDFKKDIDPWLGDRAGVVAVPGADKDPEPIVAVQVKDEGKAKAGLEKLFADEDPDDKPGMAFNGDYVLLAEDQAAADKAVADGKNNPLANNAEFKKSMDDLGEPGFASVWIDSEGMAALAAKELKQGDLKITSGSFAAALRFDGDYVELKGVGYGDPTATKKPLTGGAAPAVNTLPTTTAAAIGIGDGDSLIGQVWAQLQKVSSDKFNPSELARGFSEQYGLVLPDDLKVLLGKSFAVSLDKSSEGGPKVAAKSNTDPAKAGAVADKLLGIARNQGNVDVPIVKAQDSDTLVLATSQAYADEVLKDGGLGASEAFKKAVPNTDNAIVLAYVDFEALVGFAPRQLDNPDFKALKSAGLVSSQTANGDTEFTLRVVAK